A portion of the Thermosipho africanus Ob7 genome contains these proteins:
- a CDS encoding ABC transporter permease, which translates to MANESITKIKIKLFLKNFKKNWELFKENKMGVFGLSIIIIFGLFAISYPIAWQFVDHSIYNPVTGTDPRIHDISYISKYMSPQNVIKGIEIPPSIIFTYSFLDQGEEFKKQIEQKIDQAQRKFVNLDYAQAFRHVLDSIVDNYFPMKERIRFQTQVNQLAEHDLITIKPIAQVIEIGDRKKFSLTSFKKLLENIDIATLASALSPYKDEKEISTISLWIKIASGKDKRELFIELLNKEYSNEEIKEAQNKIYKAISTLAKENIIDVQVSVSNQSDLESTIEFEKIPTFDLAKATVFNTLVDILTLSKINNNYDETIKMLKSSKYENLLDFAISKIPDLSVTENKESNKNRITKYFEELSKEFSKLGLEFNLKEPAKLLDNLSGINLAIITFDLSPSIKAKLEDNLFDYPQILESFRKKQENLFKIVANSRAYMLSVVSKITNIQLNSIDIPKIYLSLDFTKLIPALDDPMINLLALATYNAKHFDLIVENLESAGDANYRRIDIVEKLKNHSPVTNHIKLLTNSEDKIISKTILSQIIKEYTNNLSENSRKYWEEKYSDILTSSNDLKEALNYLNQPLNLSEKEAKELVVSIYNDLALASKLGIQHPLPPNRWHILGTDPGGRDIFMQLWRSTPSEFMLGFLAAIITVTIGTIIGTTAAYYGGLIDTFFMRLADLMLLFPGIAFLIVLSGFFKLNLFWLALILGLLGGFGGITLVIKAQALTIKVKPYIEAAKVAGASNRYIIFNHIIPNVMPLSFLYMMFNVTGAVFSEASLSFFGLLRIRISWGIMINTAWTSGYLSSGNIGSYWWLWVPAGLIITIFCSGFYFLGRGLEEIVNPRLRKR; encoded by the coding sequence ATGGCAAATGAATCAATCACCAAAATAAAAATAAAATTATTTTTGAAGAATTTTAAAAAGAATTGGGAACTATTTAAAGAAAATAAAATGGGAGTTTTTGGTTTAAGCATTATTATAATATTTGGGCTTTTTGCAATTTCCTACCCAATTGCCTGGCAATTTGTTGACCATAGTATATATAATCCAGTTACTGGGACAGATCCTAGAATACATGATATATCATACATTTCAAAATACATGTCACCACAAAATGTTATAAAAGGAATAGAAATTCCTCCATCAATAATATTTACATATTCTTTCTTGGATCAAGGGGAAGAATTTAAAAAACAGATAGAACAAAAAATAGATCAGGCACAAAGAAAATTCGTAAATTTAGATTATGCACAAGCTTTTAGGCATGTACTTGATTCAATTGTTGATAATTACTTTCCTATGAAAGAAAGAATAAGATTTCAAACACAAGTAAATCAATTAGCTGAACATGATCTAATAACAATAAAACCTATTGCACAAGTTATCGAAATAGGTGACAGAAAAAAATTCTCACTAACTTCATTTAAAAAATTGCTTGAGAATATAGATATAGCAACTCTGGCAAGTGCATTATCACCTTATAAGGACGAAAAAGAAATTTCAACTATTTCACTATGGATTAAAATTGCTTCCGGAAAGGATAAAAGAGAACTCTTTATAGAACTACTCAACAAAGAATATTCTAATGAAGAGATCAAAGAAGCACAAAATAAAATTTACAAAGCTATTTCTACACTTGCAAAAGAAAACATAATCGATGTTCAAGTATCCGTTTCAAATCAATCTGATCTTGAATCAACAATAGAATTTGAAAAAATCCCCACATTTGATCTTGCTAAAGCAACTGTATTCAATACTTTAGTTGATATTCTTACATTATCAAAAATTAACAATAATTATGATGAAACAATTAAAATGCTTAAAAGTTCAAAATATGAAAACCTATTAGATTTTGCAATTTCAAAAATTCCTGACCTCAGTGTTACAGAAAATAAAGAATCAAATAAAAACAGAATAACAAAATATTTTGAAGAACTTTCAAAAGAATTTTCAAAATTAGGCTTAGAATTTAATTTAAAAGAACCAGCAAAACTTCTTGATAATCTTTCTGGGATAAACCTTGCGATTATAACCTTTGATCTTTCGCCAAGTATTAAAGCAAAATTAGAAGATAATCTTTTTGATTATCCACAAATACTTGAAAGCTTTAGGAAAAAACAAGAAAATCTATTTAAAATTGTTGCAAATTCAAGAGCCTACATGTTATCAGTTGTAAGTAAAATAACCAATATTCAATTAAACAGTATCGATATTCCAAAAATATATTTGTCATTAGACTTTACAAAACTTATTCCTGCATTGGATGACCCAATGATAAACCTTCTAGCACTTGCAACTTATAACGCAAAACACTTTGATCTTATAGTTGAAAATTTAGAAAGTGCTGGTGATGCTAATTATAGAAGAATAGATATTGTTGAAAAATTAAAGAATCATTCACCTGTAACAAACCATATAAAGTTATTAACCAATAGTGAAGATAAGATAATATCAAAAACTATTCTTTCACAAATCATAAAAGAATATACAAATAATCTATCTGAAAATAGTAGGAAATACTGGGAAGAAAAATATTCAGATATTTTGACTTCAAGCAATGACTTAAAAGAAGCATTGAATTATCTAAATCAACCGCTTAATTTATCTGAAAAAGAAGCAAAAGAGCTAGTTGTAAGCATTTATAACGATCTTGCTCTTGCATCCAAATTAGGCATACAACATCCTTTACCACCAAACAGATGGCATATACTTGGTACAGATCCAGGTGGTAGAGATATATTCATGCAACTTTGGAGAAGTACCCCAAGTGAATTTATGCTCGGTTTCTTGGCAGCAATCATTACCGTAACTATAGGTACCATTATTGGAACAACTGCTGCTTATTATGGCGGTCTTATAGATACTTTTTTCATGAGACTTGCAGATTTAATGTTGTTATTCCCCGGTATCGCATTCTTAATAGTACTTTCAGGATTTTTCAAACTTAATCTTTTCTGGTTAGCTCTTATTCTAGGTCTTTTAGGTGGTTTTGGAGGAATTACATTGGTTATAAAAGCTCAGGCACTTACAATTAAAGTAAAACCTTACATAGAAGCTGCAAAAGTTGCCGGAGCTTCAAACAGATATATTATCTTTAACCATATAATTCCTAATGTTATGCCTCTTTCTTTTCTATACATGATGTTTAATGTCACAGGAGCAGTTTTTTCAGAAGCTTCTTTAAGCTTCTTTGGACTTCTAAGAATAAGAATTAGTTGGGGTATTATGATAAATACTGCTTGGACTTCTGGTTATCTTTCATCTGGTAATATAGGTTCATACTGGTGGTTATGGGTTCCAGCCGGTTTAATAATCACAATATTCTGTTCAGGATTTTATTTCTTGGGTAGAGGTCTGGAAGAAATTGTAAATCCAAGACTTAGAAAGAGGTGA
- a CDS encoding ABC transporter ATP-binding protein: protein MQKTIYKTDTILKIENLKKYFAADRGLFSRVKHFVHAVDDVSFEIKRGKSLGLVGESGCGKTTTGKVIVGLEKPTDGKVYIDGKEISEYESKLEYHKKVQMIFQDPYESLNPRMTIFDIIAEPLNIHNIGNLKEREEKVLKLLQDVGLTPPSSFLWRYPHELSGGQRQRVAIARALVLNPTFIVADEPTSMLDVSVRTGVMNLLMELQEKYNMSYLYITHDFAVARYMCDKIAVMYLGKIVEYAETEELLFNPMHPYTRALLTAVPVPDPEHKKDEPNIIGSVSKPINPPPRCRFYDRCPFRTEKCKNEPHPQLKDIGNNHYVACYLVQEGKI from the coding sequence ATGCAAAAAACAATCTATAAAACTGATACAATTTTAAAAATTGAGAATTTAAAAAAGTATTTTGCTGCAGATAGAGGCCTTTTTTCTCGTGTAAAACATTTTGTTCATGCAGTTGATGATGTATCTTTTGAAATAAAAAGAGGAAAATCACTTGGGCTTGTTGGTGAATCTGGGTGTGGAAAAACTACAACTGGAAAAGTTATAGTTGGTCTTGAAAAACCAACCGACGGAAAAGTCTATATTGATGGAAAAGAAATTAGTGAATATGAATCAAAGCTTGAATATCATAAAAAGGTACAAATGATTTTCCAGGATCCGTATGAATCACTAAATCCAAGAATGACTATTTTTGATATTATTGCTGAACCACTTAACATTCACAACATTGGAAACTTAAAAGAAAGAGAAGAAAAAGTTTTAAAATTGCTTCAAGATGTTGGCCTTACACCACCTTCAAGTTTTCTATGGAGATATCCACATGAGCTCTCAGGAGGACAAAGGCAAAGAGTAGCAATAGCTAGGGCTTTGGTACTTAACCCAACATTTATAGTAGCAGATGAACCAACTTCAATGCTTGACGTGTCTGTTAGGACAGGAGTTATGAACCTTTTAATGGAGCTGCAAGAAAAATACAACATGAGCTATTTGTATATCACTCACGATTTTGCAGTGGCAAGATACATGTGTGATAAAATTGCTGTAATGTATCTAGGAAAAATAGTAGAATATGCTGAAACAGAAGAGTTACTCTTTAATCCAATGCATCCATATACAAGAGCACTCCTTACAGCAGTGCCAGTACCTGATCCAGAACATAAAAAAGATGAACCAAATATAATTGGTAGCGTTAGCAAACCAATAAATCCACCTCCTCGCTGTAGATTCTACGATAGATGTCCATTCAGGACGGAAAAATGTAAAAATGAACCACACCCTCAATTAAAAGATATAGGAAACAACCATTATGTTGCATGCTACTTGGTACAAGAAGGAAAAATATAA
- a CDS encoding ABC transporter substrate-binding protein, with translation MKRLFVFVTILLSLFLFAETVVNYALLEDITTTNIWNLLGSGSSAWNFYIQLWKYPSLLGMNKDGMLIPSAAAEIPEIVEENGMYTVTVKLRKDLRWSDGSPFTADDVVFTYNTIQEMQIPGGNWTGAYEPKKVEKIDPWTVKFYFEEKKTMTIYYDTLMTAIVSKNFWQPYVEKAKEQENPVNWLLSQEVVDPGITALNLGKIEKGAFVEVKREVDKDFYWAQGEKSIFYENGGFVIENPNSGYKWTSVNPSPEGNVKLTVENGPYVDKIIYRIYGNKSVALQALQKGDVDFVLNPNGLTSGEFESLKGVPGIKLTVNPSLGFRYLAFNLRKFPFNIKEFRQAIAALIDRDYICNRVLQGKAIPLATPVPPANTFWYNSDVKTIGEGLSRGERYQLAIELLKKAGFSWDQEPILDLNNTANPVVKKGKGLKGPDGNYVPDLELLSPSGEYDPMRATTAIYIEQWAKDLGIPIDVKLTDFNEIVTRAFDEVDFDMYMLGWGIGRVPTYFKSFWASDQMAPEGFNTPGYNNPEFDALVEEFEMADSFDEAVEAIKAAQELLAEDLPYIILFTTPIYEAYRDSIAFPYTDILDGIQNYNGFPENVMKVK, from the coding sequence ATGAAGCGTTTGTTCGTATTCGTAACTATTTTGTTATCATTATTTTTGTTTGCTGAAACAGTAGTTAACTATGCATTACTAGAAGATATCACCACCACAAATATTTGGAACTTACTTGGATCAGGTTCATCAGCTTGGAATTTTTATATCCAACTCTGGAAATATCCATCACTCCTTGGAATGAATAAAGATGGAATGTTAATCCCATCCGCAGCAGCTGAAATCCCAGAAATTGTTGAAGAAAATGGAATGTATACAGTAACTGTAAAACTAAGAAAAGACTTAAGATGGAGCGACGGCTCACCATTTACCGCAGACGATGTTGTTTTCACATACAATACCATACAAGAAATGCAAATTCCTGGAGGAAACTGGACCGGTGCATATGAACCTAAGAAAGTTGAAAAAATAGATCCATGGACAGTAAAATTCTACTTTGAAGAAAAGAAAACAATGACAATTTACTACGACACACTTATGACAGCTATCGTCTCCAAAAACTTTTGGCAACCATATGTAGAAAAAGCAAAAGAACAAGAAAATCCTGTTAATTGGCTATTAAGCCAAGAAGTAGTAGATCCAGGAATCACTGCATTAAATCTTGGAAAAATCGAAAAAGGTGCATTCGTTGAAGTAAAAAGAGAAGTTGATAAAGATTTCTACTGGGCTCAAGGTGAAAAAAGTATTTTCTATGAAAATGGAGGATTTGTCATTGAAAATCCAAATTCTGGTTATAAATGGACAAGTGTAAATCCATCTCCAGAAGGCAATGTAAAGCTAACTGTCGAAAATGGACCTTACGTAGATAAAATAATCTACAGGATCTATGGAAATAAGTCAGTAGCACTTCAAGCACTCCAAAAAGGTGATGTTGATTTTGTTTTAAATCCAAATGGATTAACATCAGGTGAATTTGAATCATTAAAAGGTGTACCTGGAATAAAACTTACAGTTAATCCTTCACTAGGCTTTAGATATTTAGCATTTAACTTAAGGAAATTCCCATTCAATATTAAAGAATTCAGACAAGCAATCGCAGCATTAATAGATAGAGATTATATCTGTAATAGGGTATTGCAAGGAAAAGCAATTCCACTTGCAACTCCTGTTCCACCTGCAAATACATTCTGGTATAACTCTGACGTCAAAACAATAGGCGAGGGACTTTCAAGAGGAGAAAGATATCAACTTGCAATAGAACTTTTGAAAAAAGCTGGATTTAGCTGGGACCAAGAACCAATTCTTGATTTAAATAACACCGCAAACCCAGTAGTCAAAAAAGGTAAAGGCTTGAAGGGGCCAGATGGAAATTATGTTCCAGATCTTGAACTTCTCTCTCCATCAGGAGAATACGATCCTATGAGAGCAACCACTGCTATTTACATAGAACAATGGGCAAAAGATTTAGGAATTCCAATCGACGTAAAACTTACAGACTTTAATGAAATAGTTACAAGGGCATTTGATGAAGTTGATTTTGATATGTACATGTTGGGTTGGGGTATAGGAAGAGTTCCAACATATTTCAAGAGTTTCTGGGCATCAGATCAAATGGCACCAGAAGGATTCAATACTCCAGGATACAACAATCCAGAATTTGATGCTCTTGTTGAAGAATTTGAAATGGCAGACAGCTTTGATGAAGCAGTTGAAGCTATTAAGGCTGCACAAGAACTTCTAGCAGAAGATCTTCCTTACATTATTCTCTTTACAACTCCAATATATGAAGCATACAGAGATAGCATAGCATTCCCATACACAGACATTCTTGATGGTATTCAAAATTACAATGGATTCCCAGAAAATGTTATGAAAGTAAAATAA
- a CDS encoding ABC transporter permease — translation MKPGALSKTITIFTFVFFYVPIFIVILFSFNNSKSPIWTGFSLHWYKELFFDSYDVWRAFFNSILVAVSSSLVATALGTLAAIGLYWEKFRGKNTIWIISYLPLIIPDIIIGVSLLIFFVMIKIRLSLLTIFIAHTTFSLSYAMMIVYSRLQDFEYSIVEAAYDLGATKSVALYKVIIPVAFPGILAAFFMSFTLSIDDFVITFFVAGPGSTTLPLKIYSMIRFGISPTINAISTLLLVGTIAISLTMKKYLKYIF, via the coding sequence ATGAAACCTGGAGCACTATCAAAAACAATTACAATTTTTACTTTTGTATTCTTCTATGTACCAATCTTTATAGTTATTCTATTTTCTTTTAACAACTCTAAGTCTCCAATATGGACAGGTTTTAGCTTGCACTGGTATAAAGAACTCTTCTTTGATTCGTACGATGTATGGAGAGCATTTTTTAATTCTATATTAGTTGCTGTTAGCTCAAGTTTAGTAGCAACGGCTCTTGGAACTTTAGCTGCAATTGGACTTTATTGGGAAAAGTTTAGAGGTAAAAATACAATTTGGATTATTTCTTATCTTCCTCTAATAATTCCAGATATAATAATAGGTGTTTCTCTACTTATATTTTTTGTTATGATAAAGATTCGTCTTAGTTTGCTTACAATCTTTATTGCACATACTACTTTTTCTCTTTCATATGCTATGATGATTGTTTATTCAAGACTTCAAGACTTTGAATACAGCATTGTTGAAGCTGCATACGATTTGGGAGCTACAAAAAGTGTTGCATTGTATAAAGTAATAATTCCTGTGGCATTCCCTGGAATTTTAGCAGCATTTTTCATGTCTTTTACTTTGTCGATTGACGATTTTGTTATAACATTCTTTGTTGCAGGGCCTGGTTCTACAACATTACCTCTTAAAATATATTCAATGATAAGATTTGGAATTTCACCAACAATTAACGCTATATCTACATTGCTCCTTGTTGGAACAATTGCAATTAGTCTAACAATGAAAAAATACTTAAAGTATATTTTTTAA
- a CDS encoding ABC transporter ATP-binding protein → MALLEVKDLKMHYKTKMGYVKAVDGISFTLDRGESLGIVGESGCGKTSVSMTMLRLLPENGEFRGGNVFFEDDNGKKVDLVSLPENEMRKYRWKGLAMVFQAAMNSLNPVYKVGDQIVEAILTHYPEKTIDEAKEKVAELFELVGLDPKRMEQYPHQYSGGMKQRAVIALALSCDPKVIIADEPTTALDVIVQDKILKEMKKIQEKLNMAMIYISHDIAVIAEVSDKIAVMYAGKFVELADSITIFKNPMHPYTFLLMNAFPSTIGEKKKLLTIPGEPPNLLNPPKGCRFAPRCPFATEKCKEEEPEYREIEEGHYVACWYPLTKEVRDNAKNNL, encoded by the coding sequence GTGGCATTATTAGAAGTTAAAGATTTAAAAATGCACTATAAAACAAAAATGGGATATGTAAAAGCGGTTGATGGAATCAGTTTTACTTTAGATAGAGGAGAAAGTTTAGGAATAGTTGGTGAATCTGGTTGTGGAAAAACTTCCGTTTCTATGACAATGTTAAGACTCCTTCCAGAAAATGGAGAATTCAGAGGTGGTAATGTCTTCTTTGAAGATGATAACGGAAAAAAGGTAGACTTAGTTTCTTTACCAGAAAATGAAATGAGAAAATATAGATGGAAAGGTCTTGCGATGGTTTTTCAAGCTGCAATGAATTCATTAAACCCTGTATACAAAGTAGGCGATCAAATTGTTGAAGCTATATTAACACATTATCCAGAAAAAACAATAGATGAAGCCAAAGAAAAAGTAGCAGAATTGTTTGAACTGGTAGGTCTTGATCCAAAAAGAATGGAACAATATCCACATCAATATAGTGGTGGAATGAAGCAAAGAGCAGTAATTGCACTTGCCTTATCTTGTGATCCAAAAGTAATAATTGCAGATGAACCAACAACTGCATTGGACGTTATCGTACAAGATAAAATATTGAAAGAAATGAAAAAAATTCAAGAAAAACTTAATATGGCAATGATTTATATTTCTCATGATATAGCCGTAATTGCGGAAGTTAGTGATAAAATAGCCGTTATGTATGCAGGAAAATTTGTAGAGCTTGCAGATTCAATTACAATTTTTAAAAATCCAATGCACCCTTACACCTTCTTATTGATGAACGCATTTCCAAGTACTATTGGAGAAAAGAAAAAACTTCTAACTATTCCAGGAGAACCCCCAAACCTTTTAAATCCTCCAAAAGGATGTAGATTTGCTCCAAGATGTCCCTTTGCAACGGAAAAATGTAAAGAAGAAGAACCAGAGTACAGGGAAATTGAAGAAGGTCATTATGTTGCATGTTGGTATCCATTAACAAAAGAGGTGAGAGATAATGCAAAAAACAATCTATAA
- the rsmD gene encoding 16S rRNA (guanine(966)-N(2))-methyltransferase RsmD — MLYIESGELKGRKIELVPNANTRYTPGKVRLALVSMLDLKGKKVLELCAGSGVVGFEFLSNGASNVFFVDVSIRSIKTIEKNAKNLNVKDNIKVIKKDARIFLKSAKEKFDIVFMDPPFNLGIVNELLNFVGNVLKEDSILIVEHSKKEKLTPPDYLEVLSSKKYGDVLIDLFKLKNIL, encoded by the coding sequence TTGTTATATATTGAATCCGGAGAATTAAAAGGTAGAAAAATTGAACTGGTTCCAAATGCAAATACAAGGTACACTCCAGGGAAAGTAAGGTTGGCGCTTGTAAGTATGCTTGATTTAAAAGGAAAAAAAGTTCTTGAACTTTGTGCAGGTAGTGGAGTGGTGGGGTTTGAATTTTTGAGTAATGGAGCAAGCAATGTATTTTTTGTGGATGTTTCAATAAGATCTATAAAGACAATTGAAAAAAATGCAAAAAATTTAAATGTGAAAGATAATATAAAAGTAATAAAAAAAGATGCGAGGATATTTTTAAAAAGTGCAAAGGAGAAATTTGACATTGTATTTATGGATCCACCTTTTAACCTTGGAATAGTTAATGAATTACTAAACTTTGTTGGTAATGTGCTAAAAGAAGATAGCATTCTTATTGTTGAGCATTCTAAAAAAGAAAAATTAACACCTCCTGATTATTTGGAGGTGCTATCTTCAAAAAAATATGGGGATGTATTGATTGATTTATTTAAGTTAAAAAATATACTTTAA
- the fliS gene encoding flagellar export chaperone FliS, producing the protein MDYTEQMVKTASPAKLIEMLYQRAVELLDMAERDVNNREYVKANEEIQKCQDIITELNLSLDLEKGGEIAKNLRALYTYMFKTLVEANTKKDVEKIREVRGYLSELLETWREAMKNVGNTASKVPDPNRPRLNVSL; encoded by the coding sequence ATGGATTATACAGAACAAATGGTAAAAACTGCAAGTCCAGCAAAACTAATAGAGATGTTGTACCAAAGAGCAGTAGAACTTTTGGATATGGCAGAAAGAGATGTTAATAATAGAGAGTATGTAAAAGCAAATGAAGAAATTCAAAAATGTCAGGATATTATTACTGAGTTAAACCTGTCTTTGGACCTGGAAAAAGGTGGAGAAATTGCAAAGAATTTAAGAGCATTGTATACCTATATGTTTAAAACTCTTGTTGAAGCAAATACGAAGAAAGATGTTGAAAAGATTAGAGAGGTAAGAGGTTATTTAAGTGAGCTTCTTGAAACATGGAGAGAGGCAATGAAAAATGTTGGTAACACTGCAAGTAAAGTTCCTGATCCAAATAGGCCAAGATTAAATGTGAGTCTGTAA
- a CDS encoding DUF1015 domain-containing protein, translating to MVVRPFRGLRPRKDMIDKVAAKPYDVVSTEEARKEAERNPYTFYKVTRPEINFDGEVDTHSDEVILKGKEVLENFQKEGVMILEDKPAIYVYKEEWKGYSQIGIYATFSTQEYREGKIKKHELTRKDKEDERARHVKLMQAHTGPVFLMYRSRPEIDQLIIKHTTKEPEYDYTDESGIHHTLWVVKDENEIKEIVDAFKSVDAFYIADGHHRAAAAARAAEELAKENPNHTGEEEYNFFLAVLFPHSQLHILDYNRVVKDLNGNSKEEFLKKISAKFDIEDAPNSPFKPEKKHEFGMYLDGKWYKLSVKEGTFDKNDVVSSLDVAILQNNLLNPILGIENPRTDKRINFVGGIKGVEELQRLVDSGEYTVAFALYPTSIEELLQVADEGKIMPPKSTWFEPKLKSGIIVHLM from the coding sequence ATGGTAGTAAGACCATTTAGAGGATTAAGACCAAGAAAAGATATGATAGATAAAGTTGCTGCAAAACCATACGACGTAGTTTCAACTGAAGAAGCCAGAAAAGAAGCTGAAAGAAATCCTTATACATTTTACAAAGTTACAAGACCAGAAATAAACTTTGATGGAGAAGTCGACACACACTCAGATGAAGTAATACTAAAAGGTAAAGAAGTTTTAGAAAACTTTCAAAAAGAAGGAGTTATGATTCTTGAAGACAAACCAGCTATATATGTTTATAAAGAAGAATGGAAAGGATATTCACAGATAGGTATATATGCAACCTTCTCAACTCAAGAATACAGAGAAGGAAAGATCAAAAAACATGAACTTACTAGAAAAGATAAAGAAGACGAAAGAGCAAGACACGTTAAATTAATGCAAGCTCATACTGGACCAGTATTTCTAATGTACCGTTCAAGACCAGAAATTGATCAATTAATCATTAAACACACTACAAAAGAGCCAGAATATGATTACACCGATGAAAGTGGAATACACCACACTTTATGGGTAGTAAAAGACGAAAATGAAATAAAAGAAATCGTTGATGCTTTCAAAAGTGTAGATGCTTTCTATATAGCAGATGGTCACCATAGAGCTGCAGCTGCTGCAAGAGCTGCTGAAGAACTTGCAAAAGAAAATCCAAATCACACCGGAGAAGAAGAATACAACTTCTTCCTAGCCGTATTATTTCCACACAGCCAACTTCACATTCTTGACTATAACAGAGTAGTTAAAGATTTAAACGGAAATTCCAAAGAAGAATTTTTAAAGAAAATTTCAGCAAAATTTGATATCGAAGATGCTCCAAACTCTCCATTCAAGCCTGAAAAGAAACATGAATTTGGAATGTATCTAGATGGAAAATGGTACAAGCTAAGTGTAAAGGAAGGAACATTTGATAAAAATGATGTAGTATCTTCCTTAGATGTCGCCATCTTGCAAAATAATCTTTTAAATCCAATTCTTGGAATTGAAAATCCAAGAACTGATAAAAGAATTAATTTCGTTGGGGGTATTAAAGGAGTTGAAGAGCTCCAAAGACTTGTTGACAGTGGAGAATATACAGTTGCATTTGCTCTTTATCCAACATCGATAGAAGAACTGCTTCAAGTAGCTGATGAAGGAAAAATAATGCCACCAAAATCAACGTGGTTTGAACCAAAACTAAAGAGTGGTATAATAGTTCATCTTATGTAA
- a CDS encoding ABC transporter permease has protein sequence MKTKLSIQLTVGILFIITLFFSSKIAFGLILPLLGVIITASNTKKIHHYVFLIITLVLYFSAFFNFKYLFIFSPRFNYLLSIVLYLFSLPLPGLFKFIRNRLYQMLILLIIYVTVVFFIFLAMPGDYTSKFLDPKIMKQPEMMEKIKRLFGVDDPWYVKYAKHMRNFFNLELGISFSEYPKRVEDIIAERLPRTVFLFLMTTLSSYILGYNLGKRIAWKRGGISDKVATFVGIVFWTIFTPFFMLIMIWLFGVVLGIFPLSGFIEPSKWLNVSFSTQDVFIRLLLSAFVLVAFWVVGIIVASFMKTKKAKNISVLSISLSGIILVVLYWFFNGYGYYALDIIYHVVLPVISLTILGFAGSMLVMRDTMLEIIKEDYITTAKAKGLPDKIVRDKHAARTALLPLVTSFVLSLASTVSGGVITETMFSWKGMGLTLLNATLVQDTPLAMGCLTFTGVFILVAHLVADILYAILDPRIRY, from the coding sequence ATGAAGACAAAACTTTCGATACAGCTTACAGTAGGAATATTGTTCATAATTACGTTGTTTTTTTCATCTAAAATTGCTTTTGGATTAATTCTTCCACTTTTAGGAGTTATAATCACTGCATCTAACACAAAAAAAATCCATCACTATGTATTTTTAATTATTACCTTAGTTCTTTACTTTTCAGCCTTTTTTAATTTCAAGTATTTATTCATTTTCAGCCCAAGATTCAATTATTTACTTTCAATAGTATTGTACTTATTTTCACTTCCACTACCTGGACTATTCAAATTTATTAGAAATAGACTATATCAAATGCTAATATTACTCATTATATATGTTACAGTTGTTTTCTTTATATTCCTTGCTATGCCCGGAGATTACACTTCGAAATTTTTGGACCCAAAAATAATGAAACAACCTGAAATGATGGAAAAAATAAAAAGATTATTTGGTGTTGATGACCCGTGGTATGTAAAATATGCAAAACATATGAGAAATTTCTTTAATCTTGAACTTGGAATTTCTTTTTCTGAATATCCGAAAAGAGTCGAAGATATAATTGCAGAAAGACTTCCAAGAACAGTTTTTCTATTTTTAATGACAACTTTATCTTCATATATTTTGGGATACAATCTTGGAAAAAGAATAGCTTGGAAAAGGGGAGGTATTTCAGATAAAGTCGCAACATTTGTCGGAATTGTATTTTGGACAATATTTACACCATTCTTTATGTTAATTATGATATGGTTATTTGGTGTCGTATTAGGTATTTTCCCATTAAGCGGTTTTATAGAACCATCAAAATGGCTAAATGTAAGCTTCTCAACTCAAGATGTATTTATACGATTATTGCTAAGTGCTTTTGTTTTAGTAGCATTCTGGGTAGTTGGTATAATCGTTGCTTCATTCATGAAAACGAAAAAAGCTAAAAATATATCAGTACTTTCTATATCGCTTTCGGGAATTATATTAGTAGTATTATATTGGTTCTTTAATGGATATGGCTATTATGCACTCGATATTATATACCACGTTGTTCTTCCGGTTATATCTCTTACCATTCTTGGTTTTGCAGGAAGCATGTTAGTGATGAGGGATACAATGCTTGAAATTATAAAGGAAGATTATATTACAACTGCAAAAGCAAAAGGCCTTCCAGACAAAATTGTAAGAGACAAGCATGCAGCAAGAACCGCACTTTTACCACTCGTTACAAGCTTTGTATTATCTCTCGCCTCAACAGTAAGTGGTGGTGTTATCACTGAAACTATGTTTTCTTGGAAGGGTATGGGACTTACTCTCTTAAATGCAACACTTGTTCAAGATACCCCACTTGCTATGGGCTGCCTTACCTTTACAGGCGTGTTTATTTTAGTTGCTCATTTGGTAGCCGATATTTTATACGCAATCCTAGATCCTAGAATCAGATATTGA